Below is a genomic region from Candidatus Eisenbacteria bacterium.
GAAGAGGCGGTGTTGCGCGGCGTGGACACCGTTTTCGTGCTCGATCTCTCCAGCTGGGACCAACTCGGCGATTTCGCGGAGCCGCTTCGCCTCCGAGGTCCGAGACGGGTCTGTATCGACCACCACCGGGGTCCGGACGAGGACATCGCCGAGGTTCTGATCCGGGACACGAGCGCGGCGGCGGCGGGCCTTCTGGTCTACGAAATGATCCGGGAGCTGGGGGGTGATTTCGACGCCGCCATGGTGGAGGCGCTCTACGCCACCATCATCATCGACACCGGCTCTTTTCACTTCTCCAACACCGACGCGCGGGCGCTCAGGGCGGCGGCGGACCTGGTCGAGCGGGGCGCCCGCCCGGACCGGATCTACAGATACGCCTTCGAGGATCGTCGCTGGGCTTCGGCGAAGCTGCTCGCTCCGGTTCTCTCCACGCTGGACCGGACCGGCGACGGCCGGATCGCGTGGATCCACGTGACCCGCGAGATGATCAAGAAGGCGAACGGCCGTTACGAGGACGTGGAAGGCTTCATCGAAATCCCACGGGGGGTCCGCGGCGTGGAGGTGTGCGCCTTTTTCAAAGAGCACGACCCGGAGACGATCCGGATCAGCCTCCGCTCCAACGGGGATGTGGACCTTCACCGTTTCGCCCAGTCCCACGGCGGCGGCGGCCACTCCAAGGCGGCCGGTATCACCTTCCAGGGGAGTCTCGAAGAGGCGATCCGCGGGATCGTCTCCGGCCTGGAGGCGCTGGTGGGGGGCTGACGCCCTTCCCGGAGAGCGCGGGTTTCCTTCCCCCCCGACGCAATTCCCGCCCGGTTTTCCACCGCGAGACGCGCGCGCGGCGGAAGGTTTGTGCCCGATCCGCCCGAAATGCTATGTTCCGGGAAACCCGGAGGGATCGACGATGGCCGTGGGCAAAGGGGTCCGGCTGGGCGTCGGGATCGCCGTCATTCTCGCCGCTTCGCTTTATCTCGGGATCACCGGTTTCCGTGAGGGGAAGGCGTACTACCACACCGTCGAGGAGATGGAGCGGGAGGGGAACGCGCTCGCCGGAACGAGGATCAAGGTGGGAGGGCGCGTCGAGCCGGGGAGCCTCGGCTGGGCCGGCTCGGGGCTCCGTTTTCGCCTCGCCCAGGACGGGCGGGCGATCCCGGTTCTCTACACGGGCGACGCTCCCGTGCCGGACACCTTCGGCGAGGGTTCCGAGGCGGTGATCGAGGGGACGCTCCGAGAAGACGGCCTTTTCGAAGCGCGCCGGATCCAAACCAAGTGCGCCTCCAAGTATGAAGCGGCTTACGGCCGGAGCGGGACGGGCGGGTCGTGAACGAACTGGGAAGCATCGCCGTCGTCGCCCTCTGGCCGGTGACGCTCTTCGGCGCCGCCGCCTCCTGGATCGGCGCGTTCCGCCGGAACGGCCCGACGAACGCCGCCGGCGCCCGGAGCCTGCCCGTCGCCGCGGCGCTCGCCACCCTCGCCGTCGCCGCGCTGGCGGCGCTCTTTCTGACCGATGATTTCCGCAACGGCTACGTGGCGGGCCATTCCAACGCCGCCCTTCCTCTTCCGTACAAGGCCGCCGCCCTTTGGGCCGGCCAGGAGGGATCGCTCCTCTTTTGGAACTGGCTGCTCCTCCTCTTCGGCGCGGCTGCGGCGCGAAGCGCCCGAAAACGCCACCCCGACCTCGCCCCCTGGACGACGGCGATCCTGCTCACCGGTTGCTTTTTCTTTTCGCATCTGAATCTCTTCGCCGTGAACCCATTCCGGACGCTCGTCGCCGCCGGCCCGGCGGGTCCCGTCCCCTTCACGCCTCCCGACGGAATGGGGCTGAACCCGCTCCTGCAGCACCCGGTGATGGTGATTCATCCGCCCCTTCTCTACATCGGTTACGTGGGGTTCTCGGTCCCGTTCGCCCTCGCCCTGGCGGCGCTGATCGCCCGTCCCGCCGGCTCGGCCTGGCTCCGGACGGTCCGCCTCTGGACCCTCTTCTCCTGGACGGCGCTCACCGCCGGTATTTTGCTCGGCATGCGCTGGGCCTACGTCGAACTCGGCTGGGGGGGATACTGGTCCTGGGATCCGGTGGAGAACGCCTCCCTGCTCCCCTGGTTCACCGCCACGGCATTCCTCCACTCCGTGGTCGTCCAGGAGAGGCGGGCGATGTTCAAGACATGGAACGCGGCTCTCCTCGCGCTCACCTATTTTCTCTGCGTCTTCGGAACCTTCCTCACACGGAGCGGGATCGTCAGTTCGGTGCACGCCTTCGCGCGGAGCCCGGTGGGGGGACCCTTCGCGGTTTATTTGATCGCGGGCGCGGCGCTCACGCTGCTCTTGATCGTCGCGAGGCGGCGCTATCTGGCGGGCGAGGCTCCGATCGACGGGCTCCTCTCCCGCGAGTCCGCCTTCCTTCTGAACAACATCGTCCTTCTGGTCGCCTGTTTCGCCGTGCTCTGGGGCACCTTCTATCCGGTTCTCTCCGAGGCGATGGGGGGAGGGGAGGTGAGCGTGGGGGCGGAATACTACAACCGGGTGAACGTTCCGCTCGGCCTCTTTTTACTCGCCCTCGCCGGCGCTGCGCCGGCCTTCGTCTGGCGGCGGAGCGATCCCCGCCGCGCCGGGCGCGTTCTCGCGGCGCCCGCGGCGGCGGCGATCCTGTCGATCGTGGCGCTACGCGTCTCCGGCGTGATCGACCCGCGGGCGCTCGTCGCCGTGGCGATCGTCCTCTTCGCCCTCCTTTCGGCGGCGCTCGACATCGGCCGCGGGGCGGCGGCGCGGGCGCGCCGGCTCGGCGTCCCGCTCTTCCGCGCTCTCCCCGGGCTGGTCCCCGCGCGGCCGAGACGGTACGGCGGTATCCTGGCGCACCTCGGCGTGGCGCTCCTCTTCCTCGGTCTCGCGGGCGCCGCATTCAACAGGAGCGCCCAGGCGGAGCTGGCGATCGGCGACGCGCTCTCCCTCGGCGGCACGCGATTCCGCCTGGAGCGGATGGAGGAGGGGGAGACGGAGAACTTCGATCTATTCCGGTGTGAAATATCATCCTGGGAAGGAGGGAAGAGGACCGGTTTCTTCCGGCCCGAGATCCGTCGCTACCGAGCCGGCGG
It encodes:
- a CDS encoding bifunctional oligoribonuclease/PAP phosphatase NrnA, with translation MGGSIDWSPVAAAMEEGRSFLVTSHVNPEGDAIGSEMALVRFLRQRGKTVRIVNPSPTPENCRFLDPEGEIIVYDPSREEAVLRGVDTVFVLDLSSWDQLGDFAEPLRLRGPRRVCIDHHRGPDEDIAEVLIRDTSAAAAGLLVYEMIRELGGDFDAAMVEALYATIIIDTGSFHFSNTDARALRAAADLVERGARPDRIYRYAFEDRRWASAKLLAPVLSTLDRTGDGRIAWIHVTREMIKKANGRYEDVEGFIEIPRGVRGVEVCAFFKEHDPETIRISLRSNGDVDLHRFAQSHGGGGHSKAAGITFQGSLEEAIRGIVSGLEALVGG
- a CDS encoding cytochrome c maturation protein CcmE, which produces MAVGKGVRLGVGIAVILAASLYLGITGFREGKAYYHTVEEMEREGNALAGTRIKVGGRVEPGSLGWAGSGLRFRLAQDGRAIPVLYTGDAPVPDTFGEGSEAVIEGTLREDGLFEARRIQTKCASKYEAAYGRSGTGGS
- a CDS encoding heme lyase CcmF/NrfE family subunit; amino-acid sequence: MNELGSIAVVALWPVTLFGAAASWIGAFRRNGPTNAAGARSLPVAAALATLAVAALAALFLTDDFRNGYVAGHSNAALPLPYKAAALWAGQEGSLLFWNWLLLLFGAAAARSARKRHPDLAPWTTAILLTGCFFFSHLNLFAVNPFRTLVAAGPAGPVPFTPPDGMGLNPLLQHPVMVIHPPLLYIGYVGFSVPFALALAALIARPAGSAWLRTVRLWTLFSWTALTAGILLGMRWAYVELGWGGYWSWDPVENASLLPWFTATAFLHSVVVQERRAMFKTWNAALLALTYFLCVFGTFLTRSGIVSSVHAFARSPVGGPFAVYLIAGAALTLLLIVARRRYLAGEAPIDGLLSRESAFLLNNIVLLVACFAVLWGTFYPVLSEAMGGGEVSVGAEYYNRVNVPLGLFLLALAGAAPAFVWRRSDPRRAGRVLAAPAAAAILSIVALRVSGVIDPRALVAVAIVLFALLSAALDIGRGAAARARRLGVPLFRALPGLVPARPRRYGGILAHLGVALLFLGLAGAAFNRSAQAELAIGDALSLGGTRFRLERMEEGETENFDLFRCEISSWEGGKRTGFFRPEIRRYRAGGQTTSEIEIRSDFRRDLYVVFASVGPNDGAVVQVYENPLVRWIWIGGVLIVAGALLALAPPAGRRTKR